The sequence TTGGGCGGCACCAACTTCGGCCAGCAAGGCGGTGCGGATGTGATCAGCCGCTTCGGCCTGATCGGCGCCGGCCCGCAGATCGCTGACCAGGCGCTGCAATTGCTGCTGGCCCCGAACACGCCAGAAGGCCCGCGTGACCTGCTGCTGATGCCCGACCAGATGATGTTGCAGATCCACGAGTCCATCGGCCATCCGCTGGAACTGGACCGCATCCTCGGTGACGAGCGCAATTACGCCGGCACCAGCTTCGTCAAGGCCAGCGACTTCGGCCACCTGCAATACGGCTCCAAGCTGCTGAACGTGACCTTCGACCCGGACATTCCCGAACAGCTCGCCAGCTACGGCCATGACGACGACGGCACTGCCGCCAGCAAACAACTCCTGATTCGCGAAGGCCTGTTGCTCAAGCCTCTGGGCGGTGCGCTGTCGCAATACCGTTCCGGCATGGGCGGCGTGGCCAACAGCCGAGCGTGCAGTTGGAACCGCGCACCTATCGATCGCATGGCCAACCTCAATATCGAGGCCGGCGATCAGAGCCAGGCACAACTGATCGCAGGCATCGAGCACGGCATTCTCATGTCGACCAACCGTTCGTGGTCCATCGATGACGCGCGCAATAAATTCCAGTTCGGCTGCGAATGGGGCCAATTGATTGAAAACGGCGAGCTCAAGGGCGTGGTGAAGAACCCCAACTACCGGGCCATTTCCGCGCAGTTCTGGCGCAAGCTCAGCGCCGTCGGC is a genomic window of Pseudomonas sp. ADAK18 containing:
- a CDS encoding TldD/PmbA family protein — its product is MFDAHPQLKKHFSALRTTAEFFSLRYVRESGQYLSVRKNVAEPPHLNHDEGAMLTVRLNGVEAYAATNDISLPGLQAALERAEQQARRILPHALLDLRDQPVSSDVADYLSPDLNQPFPSLSDCYQLLGSESAAVPKDERLVNWEVSLGMTHVEQIYLSSAGAELRQAQRFVFPGLSVTAYDGNDSQTRTLGGTNFGQQGGADVISRFGLIGAGPQIADQALQLLLAPNTPEGPRDLLLMPDQMMLQIHESIGHPLELDRILGDERNYAGTSFVKASDFGHLQYGSKLLNVTFDPDIPEQLASYGHDDDGTAASKQLLIREGLLLKPLGGALSQYRSGMGGVANSRACSWNRAPIDRMANLNIEAGDQSQAQLIAGIEHGILMSTNRSWSIDDARNKFQFGCEWGQLIENGELKGVVKNPNYRAISAQFWRKLSAVGDASTFQVLGTPNCGKGEPNQVIRVGHASPACVFSNVDVFGGDA